The following are encoded in a window of bacterium genomic DNA:
- the purL gene encoding phosphoribosylformylglycinamidine synthase subunit PurL translates to MTNEVIEQHGLTTEEYASIVKSIGREPNLVELGIFSVMWSEHCSYKSSRIYLKNFPTKGEVVVQGPGENAGVIDLGDDLCCAFKMESHNHPSFIEPYQGAATGVGGILRDVFTMGARPIANLNSLRFGEASHEKIPFLVKGVVAGIAGYGNCMGIPTVGGEVYFDPCYNGNNLVNAMTVGLVQRDKIFKGYASGPGNPIIYLGSKTGRDGIHGATMASDSFDEGSEEKRPTVQVGDPFTEKRLLEACLELMAKDAIIGIQDMGAAGFTSSSIEMASRAGTGIEMDLNKVPLREKGMTPYEIMLSESQERMLLVAKKGAEKIVEEIFTKWDLDACVVGHVTDSGRIVCKFNNEVVIDLPIDPLAHGAPIYERPVAEPKNLKERQTLDVASIPQPSSYNEALLKMLANPTIASKHWIYEQYDHQVMTNTVVKPGSDAAVIRLKGTNKALAVTTNVNSRYCYQDPVTGGKQAVAESGRNIVCSGGRPLAITDCLNFGNPENPEIMWEFRECVKGISEACLSLNTPVVSGNVSFYNETKGTSIYPTPTIGMVGLIDDITTTVDQFYKNEGDIIILLGETREELGASEYLWMTQKKVAGLTPRVDLNTEKKLWALMNQLTNARLVQSAHDCSEGGLAVTLAESALGPKSYGILTDLNLALRDDVALFSETQSRIVLSVKPASLQKVLDLSREAGVVACQIGKVTGQKIVIKNKDKVLVDVDLSQVKDNYINGFERAVFKR, encoded by the coding sequence ATGACAAATGAAGTTATTGAACAACACGGTCTTACCACCGAAGAATACGCCAGTATTGTAAAATCCATTGGGCGCGAACCTAATCTTGTAGAATTGGGAATTTTTTCGGTAATGTGGTCGGAGCATTGTAGCTATAAAAGTTCGCGTATTTATCTCAAAAATTTTCCTACCAAAGGTGAAGTTGTGGTGCAGGGCCCAGGCGAAAATGCCGGTGTGATTGATTTGGGCGATGACTTATGTTGTGCGTTTAAGATGGAATCGCACAATCACCCGTCGTTTATCGAGCCTTATCAGGGTGCTGCAACGGGTGTGGGGGGTATTTTACGTGATGTGTTCACCATGGGGGCACGTCCTATTGCCAATTTAAATTCACTTCGTTTTGGCGAAGCCTCCCACGAAAAAATTCCGTTTTTAGTAAAAGGTGTAGTGGCCGGTATTGCGGGTTATGGTAATTGTATGGGCATTCCCACTGTAGGCGGCGAGGTTTATTTTGATCCTTGTTACAATGGTAATAATTTAGTGAATGCGATGACGGTAGGTCTTGTTCAGCGTGATAAAATTTTTAAAGGCTATGCATCTGGCCCAGGTAATCCCATTATTTATTTGGGCTCCAAAACCGGCCGCGACGGGATTCACGGGGCTACCATGGCGTCTGACAGTTTTGATGAAGGTTCAGAAGAAAAGCGTCCAACCGTTCAGGTAGGTGATCCGTTTACCGAAAAACGATTATTAGAAGCGTGTTTAGAATTAATGGCCAAAGACGCCATCATTGGTATCCAAGATATGGGTGCTGCCGGTTTTACCAGCTCGTCCATAGAAATGGCCTCGCGTGCGGGAACGGGTATTGAAATGGATTTAAATAAAGTTCCATTGCGTGAAAAGGGCATGACGCCGTACGAAATTATGCTGTCTGAATCGCAGGAGCGCATGTTGCTTGTTGCTAAAAAAGGTGCCGAAAAAATTGTAGAAGAAATTTTTACCAAATGGGATTTAGATGCCTGCGTGGTGGGGCATGTAACCGATAGCGGACGCATTGTGTGCAAGTTTAACAATGAAGTGGTAATTGATTTGCCCATTGATCCTTTGGCTCATGGGGCTCCTATTTACGAACGTCCGGTTGCCGAACCTAAAAATTTAAAAGAACGCCAAACGCTCGATGTAGCGAGTATTCCGCAGCCGTCTTCTTATAATGAAGCGCTTCTTAAAATGCTGGCTAATCCCACTATTGCGTCTAAACACTGGATTTACGAACAATACGATCATCAAGTCATGACAAACACCGTGGTAAAGCCCGGGTCGGATGCCGCCGTGATTCGTTTAAAAGGAACTAACAAAGCATTGGCTGTAACTACAAACGTGAATAGTCGTTATTGTTATCAAGATCCTGTAACCGGTGGTAAGCAAGCGGTGGCCGAAAGCGGACGCAATATTGTGTGCTCGGGCGGGCGTCCTTTAGCTATTACCGATTGTCTCAATTTTGGAAATCCTGAAAATCCGGAAATTATGTGGGAGTTTAGAGAATGTGTGAAGGGCATCAGTGAAGCTTGCCTTTCTCTCAATACTCCCGTGGTGAGCGGCAACGTGAGTTTTTATAACGAAACAAAAGGTACGTCTATTTACCCCACGCCTACTATTGGCATGGTAGGGCTTATTGACGATATCACCACTACCGTTGATCAATTTTATAAAAACGAGGGCGATATCATTATTCTCTTGGGTGAAACCCGTGAAGAATTAGGTGCTAGCGAATACTTGTGGATGACACAAAAGAAAGTGGCCGGCCTTACGCCTCGTGTTGATTTGAATACTGAAAAGAAATTATGGGCCCTTATGAATCAACTTACAAACGCGCGTTTGGTACAATCGGCTCACGACTGTTCTGAAGGCGGGTTGGCGGTGACTTTGGCCGAGTCTGCTTTGGGGCCCAAGTCTTACGGCATCTTGACAGATTTAAATTTGGCCTTAAGAGATGATGTGGCGCTTTTTTCGGAAACCCAATCGCGCATTGTGCTCTCTGTTAAGCCGGCTTCTCTTCAAAAAGTTCTCGACTTGTCTCGCGAGGCCGGTGTTGTTGCCTGCCAAATTGGCAAAGTAACGGGGCAAAAGATTGTTATTAAAAATAAAGATAAAGTTTTAGTGGATGTGGATTTGTCTCAAGTGAAAGATAATTATATCAACGGTTTTGAACGCGCTGTTTTTAAGCGATAA
- the purQ gene encoding phosphoribosylformylglycinamidine synthase subunit PurQ, whose translation MKFGIVVFPGSNCDFDCFDVATRVMGQQAEYIWHKDTHLKNVDAIILPGGFSYGDYLRCGAIAKFSPVMAEVKKFAAEGRPVIGICNGFQILVESGLLPGVLMRNQGLRFICRTVPLKLKTTNTLFTKKGVKDQTYQVPIAHMEGNYFIDDAGLKNLQDNDQIVFEYVDNPNGAIANIAGICNKGRNVLGMMPHPERVSEGLLGGTDGKFIFESVIGG comes from the coding sequence ATGAAATTCGGTATCGTTGTTTTTCCAGGTTCCAATTGTGATTTTGACTGCTTTGATGTGGCTACACGCGTGATGGGGCAACAGGCCGAATATATCTGGCATAAAGATACTCATCTTAAAAATGTAGATGCTATTATTTTACCCGGCGGGTTTTCGTACGGCGATTATTTACGTTGCGGGGCCATTGCCAAGTTTTCGCCCGTAATGGCCGAGGTAAAAAAGTTTGCAGCAGAAGGCCGTCCGGTTATTGGCATTTGTAACGGTTTCCAAATTTTAGTGGAATCGGGACTTTTGCCTGGTGTTCTTATGCGCAACCAGGGATTGCGTTTTATTTGCCGCACGGTTCCCCTTAAACTTAAAACCACAAACACACTTTTTACCAAAAAAGGCGTTAAAGACCAAACTTATCAAGTGCCCATTGCGCACATGGAAGGTAATTATTTTATCGATGATGCCGGTTTAAAAAATCTTCAAGATAACGATCAGATTGTTTTTGAATATGTAGATAATCCCAACGGCGCTATCGCCAACATCGCCGGCATTTGTAACAAAGGGCGAAATGTATTGGGTATGATGCCGCATCCGGAACGTGTAAGCGAAGGATTATTGGGCGGTACAGACGGAAAATTTATATTTGAGTCGGTTATTGGTGGATAG